Below is a genomic region from Gasterosteus aculeatus chromosome 2, fGasAcu3.hap1.1, whole genome shotgun sequence.
GACACGGGAACCGCTCGTTTCTTCTTTCCTGGCTTGCACACCTTTGAGTACATCTCAGCCACCTGCAGCCAAGATGAACTGAGATTATGGGCTGTGAAAAACACTTCATTACAAGTTCACACAGTCAAAGTCAATCAGAGCTGATTTATATGGACAGACCTGTCTTTCTACATCTTAAAATtgaaagaaagtgaaaaacCCAGTTCCAGTTATTCTTTCaaccatttttaaatattctctCTATATTTTCTCAGACgttcacacttaaaaaaaaaaaaaaaactgtaatagaAACTAACATCAATATAAATGGATGGCTACGTGTTTACATATGTGATAAACAGCAATACaactttttatattttagttCATAAGAGTTCTTATATCAtctaattaattttattttaactgaATATTTGAAGATTGTTCAGATCTAAATTTGTGAAACAATATCTTGGGTTTTTAAAAGATGCCAAAGAATACATTTCTCAGAGAAACCAATAAAGGATTTTCTTAAATTCACAGGTAATATTGTTCACTAGAGGCACAAACTGGGGCTGAGTTTAATAGTGATATAATTTAGTGAAGTGATGGTCCAAGCAGATAGTCAGCAGACTATAAAACAATGTGGTGAAACGTTCATATTAAAGCTACCTCGTAAATCTAACGGGAACTAATTCAACAAATAAACTCGGTTTCATGCAAAGACTGAAGAATGATCGCTCACCACAGCAGCAGACGGCTGTATATTCTCCACCGGGTGAGCACCCAAAGGTCCAAGGGCTTTATTTTGGTGCATGAGCATCTCCTCATCCTCTGGCGGCTTCCAGATGTACTGCTCTCCGTTGCCCATAAACATCACTTCCTGAAAACAGAACCAAACAATTACACATTCATGAGTAAAGCAAAAAGTTTTGCTTGAAAAAAACAGAATTGAAGGGGTTcatcaaatacaaattaaccACATCACACGCGCAGAAGTGGGCCTCATATGATCTATCGGATGGATTTCATACGGTACTTTTCCCAGCTTTTCCCTGGAAGGTGGCGAGAGAAGCCACGTGCTCATGTTCTGGGTGACTCCATTTCAACATGTTGCGTCATCCACAATAAGGAGACGGCGCTCACACGGAAGCCTGTGAGCCGCGTACGCGTTGCCGAACTCACTCGGGTCGCGGCGGATAGCACGACCTCGCTGACCTCGCGCAGGGCAGCGAGTGGTCTCCCACAGTCACCTGGAGGGGAGGACGGAGCCTCGTGTCCACGTTTAAGAGGCGGGAATCCCGCCTTCACGCCCCGCTGCTGCGAGCACGCGCGGGCAGAAACACCCCCCACTGGGCCGAAGAGTCAttccacaaatacacacagctcGCATCACAGCGCCGTGCGGGACGGGGCCTGGGTGCGGTGGAAATTGCGGCGTTGGCACGGTAACGACCGTGTCCATTCCCGGCATCTGGAAGGCTTCCTCCCCACTAAGGGGGAGAGATACGCATGCACGCTGTCTGAGGGATGATATGGACGGTTACTGGAGGGAGTGTTTTTTTCTACtgtggtgcttttattttggggAATTCCAAAAGATCACCGTGGGGGGGCTGCACGCCTTGATGGCGAGCGGTCCTTTGTTAAATTAGCTTTGCTCTCCAGTTTACACTGCATACTATTTGGATCCGGATCAGGTAAtactattttatattttgtaaggTTAAGATATGAATATCTATTACTTTAATTTGTTGTCCACTGTAATGGGAACACAAGAGCCTGCAGGTATTTACTGACTCTGGTGAGAGTTGTGGAACTTATTGTAAAATATCCCTACTTTAATGTTACTGCTGTTTCTATTGTATTTCTCATTCCAACCTTACACCTCAATCAATGAATGTCTGTACTGAACATAGTGGCAACACAAAATACTTCATTCCTGACTAAAGTGGTGGACCGAatcaatgacaaaaacaacatttctatCCACACTTGTTACGATCAGCTCTGCTGGTCCACGTCAGACCGCTGGAGAACCACCTTGCTGAGCAGTGAACTCCATCTCCCACTCAGGTCATCACCTCTTCACTTTCCTCATGCCATAAAACCGAATCCCCTCTGCAGTGTGAGAGCAGGCTGTCCGGCCTCATCGCAGAGATGTTGTATGATACCAGCGCACCCACTGGGGAACCTTGCATGAAATGTTTCTTTATCCGTTATTTATCTGATcacattttttagtttttctgacTTGATTGTAATCGTATTAATCCCATTAAAAAGGtaatctacccccccccccccccacgcaaaGAAATGAATGTCAAAAAGTTAAAACCAACTTTACCCCAAACAACAACATCTTTGTACTTTAACAATCTTAATATAAGGTTCACTTACTAGCTTTTCCACTTTCAACTGCATCTCATGGTCTTCATCGGCGTATGGAGTTTGcccagttgtcatggagatgagATGCAGCTGAAAGCGCTGGAGAAAAGCTTTTAGTAAGTGCACCTTGATTTTTTACTGTCAAACTATTGCACAAtatgaaatgtgtgaaatttGAAGCTGAATGACTGTTGGTAAACGTTCCTCTACAAACCTTTGGGAACGCCGGGACACTGAAGGCGTCCATGTTTCTCCGGGGCAACTTCGTGCTGTGCGGGTGTggcggaggaggggcggggtgtGACGGCGGGGCGTGTCGCGGAGGCGGCACCGGCGGCTCCCCCATGTCCGTCCCGCTGTCCCTCTTTTGGGGGGCCTTTTCGGCCTTCCTCAGCTTCCTGACGCACGCGTACTCGGCCGTCTCCGGAGGGTGAGGGTGGGACATGACCTCGGACTCTGGTTCGGGCAGCCCTCCCTCCACGTCGCCGTCCGGGTCCGGGGGCGCCGGGGTGTTGGCGGGGACGGCCGGAGGGGCCGGCGTGTCCGTCTGCCCGGCCCTGCCTACCATGGCGTACATGGCATCGTCAGTACGTGTGGTGGAGGAGCCTCGGCCCACTTCAGAGTAAGTGTGCTCCCCGTCCTCTCCAGAGGGAACCTGGGGAAGCTGCCTGCCTTGAGAACGAAGGTCAGAGTTAGACCCGAGGGGCCGGACGGTCTACGCTGGCTGgacctttttactttttagctGCCCCCTACAGGCCGATGCCCACCAGAAAACAGAACTCACGCACATTTGTAGTAGACGAACATATGTGAACATGAATGAATCTCTCGCTGGTAGAAAGAGACGATCTGGAGCTGACGGTGAACTGGGAGCAGCTGTTGGAGGAAACGGGTCCAAATTGACTTGATTCCACTGCATTGAAAGCAGGACAAGTATGAAGCAGGACATGTGCTTATGTTTCTTCAAAGCCTTTAAGGCTTCTGTCACAGTGCCCACATACACAGCTCCCTGCTGACTGGCAGCGACGGAGCGCCGGGACTTGTGTTGGCTCTCTGATTTGTGTCTTCTAGAGAGAGATATGCATGTTTGTAAATTAAAAATTGAACAGTTCAGTTGAAATGAGTTGTTATCGTAACGTGTATTCTGTTTTCGGGTAAATTGCAGGAGGGCTGTTCATGAATTTGGGGCCGGAGTGGATGTGGAGCGGGCCGAGGACAGTGTTGAAGGCAAATGTTAGACCATAGTTCTTACATTCAACAAACCATGCAAATATAATATGATGCAATGGTATACCAACACATCTAGCAACACACAAAGTGTCTAAAATTGGCTGCACATTAAACTGCAACATTAAAAACGGAAAAGGGTGCTTTGTCATGCAGCGAAGACAAGAACAGACTGTTTCATTCCATTTAGGGGATAAAAGATTTTCATCAGACAGTCAGGTTCAGTTCAGAAGTcaggatttttgttaaaaattcACTCACTTTTGCCATTGCAGTTCATCTTGTTCATCTCAGTGCCGGATTTACTGATGGACCGCAGCTTTGACTGCCTGAGTATAccctgacaacacacacacacacacacacacacacacaaagatccaGTTACAAAAAGAAGGTGCATCTGAAATGTTGTTCCCTGGTGAATTGAGTTGCTTCCAAACATGGAGGAGCCTGATACCTACCATGTCCATGAGACGGTGTTTTCCCCCCTCACTGGGAACATTGTGTGTCTTCCCCTTCCTGTGGAACACACAAGCGCTCTGTAACCCGGGTAGACACTTAGTCATGCgcttatgtgtatgtgtgtgtgcagagtttGAGTCACTATCCATGAACGTGGAAGATATTCcactttttacatttgtttaacAGCTGTAGTTACTGTATTCATacttaaaaatgaaatcaatttcAACTAATCACTTATGATGTATTATTACAGCTTAAATTTACCAACAGTACCAGCTGCAGCAGTCAGTATTTCCAATGCATGTAATACAAAGTACCTTGTTGTCTTCTTCTGTAAAGTCCCTGAGGAATTCTTCCACCACTGGCGGCTTGCACGTGTaaatgaacatgtgtgtgtgtgtgtgtgtgtctgtgcgcggcGCCTCACCTCTGGCAGCCCACGCAGAGCACCACGATGAGGATTGTGACAACAAAGGCCGAGGCAGCAGCGATAGCACCCAGCAGCAGGACCTTGCCGTAGGGAGGAGCCGTGAAGATAAGCCCGTCCTGCATGGAGGCCATGTGGGAGCGCTGACGCTcacttgctctcacacacacgcacgcgcacactcgcacacacgaCCGCACAACTCATCCACGCGGGGAAGTGCCACGGCCTCTCTGGGATCTGCAGCGAGAAAGCAGCGAGCGGCGCTTAATTGCTAAAATGATCAAACGCTAAGTGGGTTAACATTGCAGCGGAACCACAAGCAACATATTCCCACTGTGAAGGGAAGCAGCAGTTTGGGAAGAAGAAAAGTGGGAATTTAAAAATCTGAAGGCTGAGACCTGAGACCTGCGTGTCCAGCAGCTGGTGCTGATGCACATGTGTAAGTTCATATCACCTATCAAACAAGCACAAAATGCATATTGAGAAGGTGCGATGCGTCACCTCCAAAGCTGCACGTGCCATCAGGCGGAGTGACCCGAAACACTGAAGGAGACGGGAATGAAAGCAGAGCGTCCCTCTTGCCGCTCCTTGCTGCTTACCAGACAATTTCACATTTGGCAGCGTAATGCGCTTTAAATAGACAATAACAAGCCTGGCGCCAGAGCAAAAAAATCTACGCGCTCGTTCTAATCTCTGCCGAATCACGCCATCTGTCtaatgtgactgtgtgtttatttgtcacTTGTCCATCAGCAACAACAAGGCTGAGCGGCAGACTGCTGCCTGTTGCTGCAGACTGctgcctgttttttgtttttttcaaagtcTTGTTGTTgggttgatgatgatgatgatgatgctcagCTGTCTGTATACGTCCGACCAAATGTCTCTTGTGTATTCATGGAGCTTACAGAACAGAAAGCTCCAGGATGGATCTTGTTGCTTTAAGACGGACTTTTCCGCATTCATTCTAGCGAACGATTAAATCGGATTCTTTAAACAATGTATTTGGCTCGTGGATCCTTTCCTCACAGACTGAATATATTTATGTAGTCTGGTGAACAACGTGTCTCATAATGTTGCTTTGGCGCTGCAGTAGAGATCTGTAAGGTCTAATAAGGACTTAAGCATCCCTTCTCTGTTCTTGCCTCTTCTTCCCTAAAAGTCTCGTCATGACCTTGTCATTTGGTCAAATCATTCACTTGGGTTTGATTACGTTTTGTACAAGATACATATTTCATAAATAGTTTCAATATAGAGGATTTAGAGATTTACTACAAAGGCAAAGACTAATTTATAATGTAAAGACATCTGagcttctctttgttttcttgACCAACCGTTTCtcctctattttttattttgtttatgttCCTTTCGGTGGAAACATTCTCTTACTGGAGATGTCAGCTGAGACAGGAGGACTTTATAAGGCTCTGCACGGTGTAAGTTTTGCACACTTTGTGGGTCATTTGCATCTCTCTGAGGAGCTCCAGCCACAAACCCCACTGTTCACAGCATGAAATCCAATTTGCACCACATTTCAAACACAGACGTCTTTGTGGTTATTTGCACGCTGCTTGTAGTTTGCCTTGTAAGTTCAGAAGGGCCCTGACCAGAAACCAAACGCTTTGTTTCCCTATTCAAATGAACCCCATGCTACTTGGCTATTAATATCATCGAAGTCGAATTTGAATGCTGGGTGACCAACAAAATTAGGCCTCCTTCTTTGAACACATCTTGAGAAAGTGATTTCCCGGCACGTCTGTGGAATTATTTTGGGTATTTCAACAGCAGCCAGCAAACGTGTCAGAGGTGTCACAGACCCATTTGAACGCCAACGGTTTTAAAGAATGAGATGCAGCCAGGAGACAGCGATCATTTAATTTGCAGTTGCAACAACACGACTGCAATTACACCCGTGCTGATTTGACAACAGAGGCGAAGAGAGACGAGACGGAGAGGGTAATGAGAGGGAAGAAAGTGGGAAGGTGTAGGTGtggagtaaaaagaaaagagggagggagagagaggaggggaggaatgcGTGGGAGTCCGGTGGCAGGTGTTTGAAGACGACACCGAAAAGCAGATGATGAGAGGAGGCTGTCACATTTCTAACGAGGGTTCCTTCCTCTTCCCTGTATCTCATTGAGCGCGTCCGCACCTCCCCACCCATTCTTCTCCTCCccattcagccccccccccctgcctctgCCTGCGGCGATCAGCCGGAGTGACGCCTCGGCACTGCAGTGTAATCTCTGGCCCTGGAGCTGGCTCACATGAGCCGACCAATTGGACATAGAGCTCAGAGCGGGAGCAAGGAGAGGCCCTCCCTTGGAGGATTTTTCTGCTAAACAAAGCCCCCTCACCGTCAGCCACgtacagagcccccccccccccacccgctctCAAGCCTGTGGCGCTCAGTTTGCTCATTACAAAATACCAGAGAATACCTGCAGGTGCGGATTTAGCAGGTGTTGCCTCCGACGTGGTTTCACAGTCCAGAAGGGACGGGAGAAACTGGAGCATTGTTGATCATTAATACCTGGTGTCCTGAATCACATGCACTTCATCATCACTGAAGAAGCAGTGAGTTAAAAACATAAACGTGTATTCTTTGGCTTTGGGAACAGCATATAGCGACACAACATGGTGTTTGGATGCTCTGAAAACCAGAAGGTGAAGTGGACCTTTGAGCTTACGTTATATTCCTGATTTCTACTTATTCGTCCTGTTGTCTTTTAACAAGAGACAAGCTATTAGTATTTTTTATCATTTGGTgtataaaaccaaaaacatccGTAATCAATGCTCCACTCTCAATGTCATTAAATCGCTGCTTTGATCTAAAAACGTATCGAACGTATTTATAGAGTTGGACATGGGcagtgacattttcttttcaccacATGACAGCAACAAGTTTTACCGTTCATTAATGTTGTTGCATATTTTCCTAATTATAATAAATTGTTTGTTTATAAAATGTCAgttataaattaattaatacaaaACGGGAAAAGCAGAAATCCTCACAATTGGAGAAGATGGAAAACCATTAGAATAGATTAATTTAACTATTTATCAATATAGCTGCCAATAATTTTCTTATGATTTGACCAATCAATGTATGATTCTGCTTCTCAAATCAAACTTGCTGCAATTCTGGTTCTGACATGATGATAAATTGGTTTTATCTGGATTTGAAACTGTTTTGAAGACATCATCTTGGGAATCTTGATGTTCTCTATACTGTTATTAAACCATCAACCACCATCAAttatcatcaatcaatcaagaaGTTTATATTTTTAgtccaaatgaatgaatataaactGTTGACTTGGACAATATCAACAATTAAATATGCTTTAAGGAAACAGTGTGACACACTCAACGAAACAGATCATGCGTTTTTAGCAAATTGAGCAAAAGAATGGCACATTATTTTGTCCCATTTTAAAACTAAATACTCCAACTCCcttaaataagtaaatgaatgCTCATGGTATTGgctcagcaacaacaacaaaaagtaaagAATGTATTCTGTTATCGTTTtgataaaatgcatttttaggAACACATTGTGTGACAAcaaattgcaaaacaaaaacaccaattAGCTTCTCCGATCTCTAGGAACATGCACAGCATTAACATGTTGGTTCATTATTAATGACACGAGAGCCTCTTTAGAGCTCAGCCAGCCAGCACTGGCCTCCTCTCTGTCAATCTGCTCAGGTTTTGATAAACCACCTGGGAGTTCATGTGGAGCAAAACCTCACCCTCTGGGTGACACGAATAACAGCAGTGCgtgcttgtgcgtgtgcgtgtgtgtgtgtgagagagggatggagggatggagggagagaggaggggagggggcgggtggggggggggctgctattGTGTGAGAATGTGAATTAGGTCAAATGTTTGCTTGCAACAACGATTAATGCCCCTGTGAGGAAGGAAGCTGAGTCTTTATCTGCGCCACGCTGCCTCTGACACAAACACTCGCAGCAAATTAAAGAATCATCACTTGTGATCACATGATTCACATCCGTTAACCAgcgaaaaaagattttttttttaaaaccccaaATCCATccaaccatgttttttttttttacactgtgtGCAGTAAAAATCATCCGTGCGCGCGCGCTGTACGTATACGTGGCTCATGATGGCCCCCACTCCGCGGCATCGATCCCGCGTGGCCGCGCCTCTGGGCTGTGACACCTCAGGCTGCGGCGATGCCCGTGACAACAGGTTACAAACCGCGGCTCTAAGCGATGCCggcgggggggcagggaggatgtgaagtgtgtctgtatgtgtgtagggtggggggggggggtgcaggtggAGGCGATGGGCGATCACAGCAACAGAAGAATTTCATGCTGATGCAGTGAGCTTTTATCACGGTTTCATTAAGCCTCCCAGATGTgtgtttccctctctctcctcctcctcctcctcctcctccctttcttccccatCGAATCATCCAAGTGTTTCCGATTCATTGTCAGATCAAAGTGAGGATGGCAAAGGGTGCTGTGTCCCCGAGGTCAGCTGGCAACTTacacaaaagcccccccccccccccgtctactCATGACAAAGGTAAGGGAGGGTAAGGAGAGGGAGGCTGGAAATGTTAACGGAAGCTCTTACGTTAATTATCTTTATGCTTCACAGTCAGGAGGGACATCTCactgagggagggggtggggggggggggggtaaaggggggTTGAAAGCTTCCTGCACCTTCCTCTCATCAAATCAATGTCAGGTTATCTGACGAATGCTTTTATTTCGGGGCTTGAAATCATTAAAACGCCAGCGCATTTAGGCAGAGGTGGGTGCACACGTGTCTGTGTTAAATGcatgaccgggggggggggcaggggggtgcACCGGCAGGGCGGacacaaagaaagaggaggaaaccgGCCAAAAGCTCATGGGTTACATTTCCTGGATTAATAAAGGATGCCGCTTATCAAGCTGAATCTATAGGCACATATGAATgcaacccccaaccccccccccccccccccccctcacacctcccTCCAGCCTATCACACAGTCACGGGCACAGAGCATTGCGCTATAGCGTCCCTGTACTCACTCAGTTTTggagatttttttgggggggggggctgggagcgaggggtggggggtgggggggggcgcagcgTCAACCCCGGTCGCTTCCTTCAGTTTCTGCTTCCCCTCGGACCATGGCGCTCCCCGCGAGCACAATCGATCGAAGGCGATAACTTGGCGTTGTCGGGCTTGAGGAAACGGGAATGCTGCATATTGCATGTGACACCCGACGAGCGCCCGCCGACCCGCTCGTGCGCCCTGTCCGCGCACCTCTCGCTCCCCAGCCAGAAGGGAGGCCCGGCACGGGTCGGACCCGCCTTTGTGCCGCCGCTGGATCTCCGATGTGCTCCCCGGGTTGTTCTCCTCCGCGGTCCCTCAAGCCCCTTCCATCTGCGCTCACATCCCCTCGGCTCGGCTACTGTGCTTCCATGTGACACGCAGAGCTGGAGACCCCCCGATTTTGAATTTGTCTTTTGATTCTAGCGTCCTCCCTCGGAAGGAGGCGGAGGTGCGCGCGTAGCGGCGTCAGATGAACGCGCTGAGTGCGGCTCGGGAGGATTTCGCGGTCCCTGCACGAGGTGCACATGGCTCTGGTTAAACCTCttttagatttatttagaaTTTAGATTAAGGAACTACATTTCCCTGTCAGGTCCGTCATTTCGacaaagaatgttttcatttaccTGTTGgagttattttttgttgtaGGCTATTGTTGTATTTTGAATGCTCGTTTAACCTCAGTACTGAAACTCAATCACTTCGGCTTAAAACCTGAAGAGTGAAACTCAATGAGACTCATGTGGGTGTGACACACATATTTGTATGTGATTTACATGTTTGCTCTTCCCACAGTGGTTTATTCTAGAACGCCTTTTCAATAACACAATGTCAAGTCAAGTTCTACCAAATATTTAGGTCCACATGTCATGATAGATATAAAAGTAGGCCAGTATGTCTTGTTGTAACCTTGCCACTCACTCACACCTCCACCGCTCTCTACCGCCGCGTACCGGCGTCAACCGGGCGTTGCAGGAGAGCAGCATCCTATCACGGTGCAGGAGATGGTGTTGCTGTATGAGGGTCGATCCGTGCCACGCTGGGAGAGCCAGGAGAATTATTCTGGAGATAGATGAAAAAAAGTGAATATATataaggttaaaaaaaattgaaatatgtttggttaaaaaatgtaatgtaaaaatattatttgaaaatagctttgaaaaaagtaaaaatattaagtattaatcaattaattaatcaattaaagGTCAAAATATATCCTGTAAagacaggtaaaaaaaaatgttggtcaAAAAATGTCACGGAAAAGCCacaccacaaaaacacatggGAACATCTTCAGATGCTTTTTTGCAGTTCACAACTCATTtcaatcatgtttttttccGCTTAGTGTAGGGAATCTAGTATCAAAATCCTTCGTATGAACTTGAGCTGGAAATTagaagaaaaagacaacaaaatttGTGCATTGCTAAAAGCTAAATGGGGCAATGGAAACAATTGGACCTGGAACAATAACATCatgtttcaataaaacaaaatcatcaTATTTCAATCTTGTTTTTTCAGGGTTGACTTTTTTCATTGCGTCTTTAATAGCAACCTCCTCTTCTGCAATGGCTCAACAGCATGTCACTtgaaaatgagtgtgtgttcatttccaataTCCACATATAGTACATTAATGGATGGAAATGCTAATTCATCTAACTTCTTTTAGTATTATTTCATGGTATTCTTTGTACAGACAGTGTTTTTGAATTTTAAAAGCCTCACAGCATCATTGACTTTGTCGTTGGAgatttcccctcctctccctatcCTGGCATTAACTACCTCTCATacagcctcccctcccccgaagTTCCCACACAGAGACAGCTTAAAGTATTTTCCTCATCAGGTGTACTGCGTTTTACGTTTCCCCAAACGTCTGGACATTTGGCATTTATAAAACTAATTTAGTCACTTCACTGTTGTCCACATCTGCATCTTCCTTTTCATCCTCATCTAACACAACGGAGAGGAAAATGGGCTGCTGCTCGGCACGATGCATGCTGATCCCCCTGTGTTGTCTGCAGTTGGTAAGATGTTTTTCTGTCATCCTGCTTCCACCTAAACACATCTGCTTCCCCCTGGTGATACAACTTATATTCATTCAAACCACAAAATTGATCCTCCCTTTTTAATGAAGCGAATAGCTGAAAGACTCATAGAAGTAAGTTTATTTGTTGATGCTTGGACGCTTTTGTAATGTTCTTTTTCTGTACATTTTGAATCTTTTGTTATACCCAGAGGCGTCAAACATTTTATTCCCAATTAATAGCTTTAATAGCTGTTAAACACATTCTTGTGTGTTGTATTTGATGACTTTCCACTCACATGGTCATTATTCTTTCAGGTTTGTGCATCAACTTCAAACTAAGATGAAAGATGAAAGTTAGAGGTGGTTCCAGGCTCTGAAATGTTGCAATGGTGTTCCATTAAAATACTCTGTATATATTTTGGTTTTAGACTGTTGCTCATGTAAGACGAGCCATTTTCCAATGCATCTTAAGTAAGATGTTATGAAAAGCATCACAGCACTGCACTTCTTCTACATGGTCATGGTCATCCTGGGCCGGTTTGGTGTCATCCAGTATAGATCACGCTATGTTTTCATGGTGAGGGAACggttggatttttattttagaggaaaaaaacacatcgttgttgtttttttactaacaaTCATAGTTTTTGTTGACTTGTGCTCTCAGTACCTGCTGTGGACGTTGCTGTGGGTCGGCTGGAATGTCTTTGTCAGCTGTCTCTACCTGGATTTGGGAGGTCTCTCAAAGATAAGTCACATAAGTGTCATAATTAGAGACCCACACAGCGTCCGATCACAAATACAGTGTTGAGCTTATCTGCTGTCCTTCTAACTGACAGGAGCTGCAGTCACAACACTCAGTTCACACTTTGTTCCTGTTGACACAAGTTGTTTATGTATCCTCTGCTTTggaaataatattaatacattttttgggCTCATACTAGTGATAGAAACAGTCATTTCAATAGTAATATTAGCAGTTGTATCTGCGGTTGTATTGGAAATTACAATAATGAACTGACTAGTCtacacaaatgtatttataatatttgCTGGTTTTGGATCAAGAAATATGAgataattaatcatttaattatcatttcatacttttttttgttgcctgaTGTTGAGCTTGAAGGAGTTTTTAATAAAACTTTTTGGTCAGCTAGTATCTTCTGATCTATTTCAAGCAGAATATTTTCCAGAACCCAAGAGGTGAAAAGTCACCATCACATCTTCTCTGCCTGTCGTATCACTGCAGCACATTGATGTCTCCTCGCTGGGAGTATCATCGCATTGCTCTGGTGGAAGGACACCGGTCCGAGGCACGAGAGCGAGGGCCTTCCCTGAGCAGAACCAGCAAAACCCACAGCTGACCACGGTGCTGAGCTGGCTGGAATACCAGTACATCGAAATCCTGCACCGCATCGTCCAGTTACTCGTATCCGTGAGTCTCCGTCACTGACATAAGAAACTCATTAGGATTATTATGTACTATTTAAACAGGAGAACATGTAAAACAGAATTACTAGATTATGCTTTAAAAAACTCCAATTCAAAGTAAATTTATCATTTCATGTTCTTTTAATATGAGTAAATATCCACTCACAGGAACGGcgggttgcctagcaacagcaACTCTAAATTGGAAAACCTGCCTCGAACATTTAAAAATGGCACGACGTTGTCACTGGTGTCCGGTGGTGTTTAGTGTGATGCTGAGCTTCTCAGCCTCTGGATTCTTTTCTCATGTTTACATTTAATCTGATGCTGCGTCTTTGACAACAACTGTGTGAAGCAGCTTGCCAGCAGCTTGGAAGAGTACCAATTCTTTCATCAAGATAAAAACGTTCAAAAGCCGTATAcgttgaaaacaaaatgtggaaCTGATCATAAATAACTTATATATCTAAACAATCTAAATTCTAAGAAATATTGTGGTTGAGCCACTGCACCTATGAGAGCTGTAAACAAAAGAAGCCTGTACCACAGCAGACGATAATGACCAGCGTTATCAATAACATGTAGGGAGCAGCTGAGgggaattcattttattattgtcaACTGTGCATTTCTGACTGTGACAATATC
It encodes:
- the LOC120828771 gene encoding uncharacterized protein LOC120828771 isoform X1, with the translated sequence MASMQDGLIFTAPPYGKVLLLGAIAAASAFVVTILIVVLCVGCQRKGKTHNVPSEGGKHRLMDMGILRQSKLRSISKSGTEMNKMNCNGKSRQLPQVPSGEDGEHTYSEVGRGSSTTRTDDAMYAMVGRAGQTDTPAPPAVPANTPAPPDPDGDVEGGLPEPESEVMSHPHPPETAEYACVRKLRKAEKAPQKRDSGTDMGEPPVPPPRHAPPSHPAPPPPHPHSTKLPRRNMDAFSVPAFPKRFQLHLISMTTGQTPYADEDHEMQLKVEKLEVMFMGNGEQYIWKPPEDEEMLMHQNKALGPLGAHPVENIQPSAAVVAEMYSKVCKPGKKKRAVPVSPPANPGFRTLGRGDRDRDRDGGFSVVVKPQTWALQDGKAVGGPLDDHCYESIGTEECDPAYENIEGGAAWKRERPPNTCATLRPRRKKAQQPLQQQQPPPPPPTQQTPKLQHLPAKSLLLPGENLYESIGDLKQGSATSSTTTIFTFNDGMEMYVTGL
- the LOC120828771 gene encoding uncharacterized protein LOC120828771 isoform X4 gives rise to the protein MASMQDGLIFTAPPYGKVLLLGAIAAASAFVVTILIVVLCVGCQRKGKTHNVPSEGGKHRLMDMGILRQSKLRSISKSGTEMNKMNCNGKSRAGQTDTPAPPAVPANTPAPPDPDGDVEGGLPEPESEVMSHPHPPETAEYACVRKLRKAEKAPQKRDSGTDMGEPPVPPPRHAPPSHPAPPPPHPHSTKLPRRNMDAFSVPAFPKEVMFMGNGEQYIWKPPEDEEMLMHQNKALGPLGAHPVENIQPSAAVVAEMYSKVCKPGKKKRAVPVSPPANPGFRTLGRGDRDRDRDGGFSVVVKPQTWALQDGKAVGGPLDDHCYESIGTEECDPAYENIEGGAAWKRERPPNTCATLRPRRKKAQQPLQQQQPPPPPPTQQTPKLQHLPAKSLLLPGENLYESIGDLKQGSATSSTTTIFTFNDGMEMYVTGL
- the LOC120828771 gene encoding uncharacterized protein LOC120828771 isoform X2; this encodes MASMQDGLIFTAPPYGKVLLLGAIAAASAFVVTILIVVLCVGCQRKGKTHNVPSEGGKHRLMDMGILRQSKLRSISKSGTEMNKMNCNGKSRQLPQVPSGEDGEHTYSEVGRGSSTTRTDDAMYAMVGRAGQTDTPAPPAVPANTPAPPDPDGDVEGGLPEPESEVMSHPHPPETAEYACVRKLRKAEKAPQKRDSGTDMGEPPVPPPRHAPPSHPAPPPPHPHSTKLPRRNMDAFSVPAFPKEVMFMGNGEQYIWKPPEDEEMLMHQNKALGPLGAHPVENIQPSAAVVAEMYSKVCKPGKKKRAVPVSPPANPGFRTLGRGDRDRDRDGGFSVVVKPQTWALQDGKAVGGPLDDHCYESIGTEECDPAYENIEGGAAWKRERPPNTCATLRPRRKKAQQPLQQQQPPPPPPTQQTPKLQHLPAKSLLLPGENLYESIGDLKQGSATSSTTTIFTFNDGMEMYVTGL
- the LOC120828771 gene encoding uncharacterized protein LOC120828771 isoform X3; its protein translation is MASMQDGLIFTAPPYGKVLLLGAIAAASAFVVTILIVVLCVGCQRKGKTHNVPSEGGKHRLMDMGILRQSKLRSISKSGTEMNKMNCNGKSRAGQTDTPAPPAVPANTPAPPDPDGDVEGGLPEPESEVMSHPHPPETAEYACVRKLRKAEKAPQKRDSGTDMGEPPVPPPRHAPPSHPAPPPPHPHSTKLPRRNMDAFSVPAFPKRFQLHLISMTTGQTPYADEDHEMQLKVEKLEVMFMGNGEQYIWKPPEDEEMLMHQNKALGPLGAHPVENIQPSAAVVAEMYSKVCKPGKKKRAVPVSPPANPGFRTLGRGDRDRDRDGGFSVVVKPQTWALQDGKAVGGPLDDHCYESIGTEECDPAYENIEGGAAWKRERPPNTCATLRPRRKKAQQPLQQQQPPPPPPTQQTPKLQHLPAKSLLLPGENLYESIGDLKQGSATSSTTTIFTFNDGMEMYVTGL